A window of the Candidatus Nitrosotalea okcheonensis genome harbors these coding sequences:
- a CDS encoding peptidase, whose translation MITEVVVREDNTQLDQAIGQPNVSINGKHLLMAQGSDGNWYAFFANTDSAKQADQAALSGSSGQSIDFGVFCSSSTTSSVLGVDVSQTDGVAIPDSAGLSGTTQGTAGFNSCSGTPTTPSSQNNVIRNPPSLNSNPKVPSGQIGINQNVWPMIQLFTLSNNVHIEYDRSTGTQSVDLDYSDIPNISISLDRTQYPSGSDVFATIDDAELGIDPTSQDSWTFNVGSTPATFYQAFAESGKSASGSGLVNLIPYLSSLGFKDNGKLSMDTSDVVNLKTNSVQTSTSLSGGYNKLVTFVETGPHTGIFESSIAGVSTIGILSNAPRSHAGSITYNLQSTSIVSGTTAASLNVGSGQSQFGPGQKETITLVDNDQNINSNLIDQLDVFRSSAKIPTLKIGNPITLSSSSGVTFYNSTKSISVPSTVFDANSLRLIIDTRSQSMPNFQKITLNLGISAQSLKDLFIDTSQPNSNGTNWVNYDLRSFQQQLGITSFSSTSMTLYFGSVGSSPVTIVTPGEIVSGNGLLQISNSAISSINSMSSSLPVFLEINFNTSGKISNPRDTQPIVFDLFSFGIHNNQQVNNAIYRAELQETSPNSGIFSGTIEYAVINQLNQFDPALIKGLKTFGSNIKFLINTELTDANAIHFSILGAQSGTSTTVTSQHNLPTSTGTVTLDSSNYRIGSDVTITVTDPDLVTDSNTIISYPSVNDPGSQADDTVGDNNGNILLEVWIKGFRFQHCTINGVSYGGLAATGFTLTETGPGTGIFKGVFKMPSWICSEDKTALISPVGGNVQAWYHDFRDAYGRSVIVGSTVAVPAKTQPTITNQPVPKITMPMISTSTQISDQSGRPLLQSPHVGQTINFKSMLSNIYQNSQEISYIVQIKDSSGKVVFLKWSQNNLVNLSTTNEEISWVPTLPGIYSAEIYVWNGMNSLVPLVDQNQYKLQVLP comes from the coding sequence ATGATAACAGAAGTTGTTGTACGGGAAGATAATACTCAGCTAGATCAAGCAATAGGTCAGCCAAATGTTTCAATAAATGGTAAACACCTGTTGATGGCACAAGGCTCGGATGGTAATTGGTATGCATTTTTTGCTAATACTGATAGTGCAAAACAAGCTGACCAAGCAGCATTATCTGGTTCTTCTGGACAAAGTATTGATTTCGGAGTTTTTTGTTCAAGCTCTACAACTTCTTCTGTTTTGGGAGTAGATGTGTCTCAGACTGATGGGGTGGCAATTCCAGATTCTGCAGGATTGTCCGGAACTACTCAAGGGACAGCAGGTTTTAATTCGTGTAGTGGTACGCCGACAACTCCATCAAGCCAAAATAATGTTATACGAAACCCACCCTCTCTGAATTCCAACCCCAAAGTCCCATCAGGCCAAATAGGAATAAATCAAAATGTATGGCCCATGATCCAACTCTTCACGCTTAGTAATAATGTGCACATAGAATATGATAGATCTACAGGCACGCAAAGTGTTGATCTTGATTATTCTGACATTCCAAATATATCAATAAGCCTTGATAGAACTCAATATCCATCAGGCTCTGATGTATTTGCAACCATTGATGATGCTGAATTAGGTATAGATCCTACCTCTCAAGATTCTTGGACTTTTAATGTTGGATCTACCCCTGCAACATTTTATCAAGCCTTTGCAGAGTCAGGTAAAAGTGCAAGCGGTTCAGGTCTAGTGAATCTGATACCTTACTTGAGTAGTCTTGGGTTCAAAGACAATGGAAAATTGAGTATGGATACATCAGATGTTGTTAACTTGAAAACTAACTCTGTTCAGACTAGCACATCACTTAGTGGTGGATATAACAAGTTAGTAACTTTTGTAGAAACAGGGCCGCATACTGGAATTTTTGAGAGCTCCATTGCTGGCGTATCAACCATAGGGATACTATCAAATGCTCCTAGGTCTCACGCTGGTTCAATTACTTATAATCTTCAGAGCACTTCTATTGTTTCTGGTACTACTGCTGCAAGTCTTAATGTTGGTAGTGGCCAAAGTCAATTTGGTCCTGGTCAAAAAGAAACAATCACTCTAGTGGATAATGATCAAAATATCAATTCCAATCTGATTGATCAACTAGATGTTTTTAGATCTTCTGCAAAAATCCCTACCTTGAAGATTGGAAATCCAATAACACTGAGTAGTTCTTCTGGTGTTACATTCTATAATAGTACAAAGTCAATCAGTGTACCGTCTACTGTATTTGATGCCAACTCATTACGATTGATAATTGATACCCGATCTCAATCAATGCCAAATTTTCAGAAAATTACACTAAATCTTGGCATTTCTGCTCAATCTCTCAAAGATCTATTCATAGATACCAGTCAACCGAATTCAAATGGAACCAATTGGGTTAATTATGATCTCAGATCTTTTCAACAGCAACTTGGAATAACTTCATTTTCCAGTACCAGTATGACTCTGTATTTTGGATCTGTTGGTTCTTCGCCAGTAACAATTGTCACTCCTGGAGAAATTGTGTCCGGTAATGGCTTACTGCAGATAAGCAATAGTGCCATATCTTCAATCAACTCCATGTCGTCAAGTCTACCTGTATTCCTAGAGATTAACTTCAATACTTCTGGCAAAATCTCAAACCCACGTGACACCCAACCAATAGTGTTTGATCTTTTCTCTTTTGGAATTCATAACAACCAACAGGTAAACAATGCCATATATCGAGCCGAACTGCAAGAAACATCTCCCAATTCCGGTATATTTTCAGGAACAATTGAATATGCAGTAATAAACCAACTAAACCAGTTTGATCCTGCTCTAATCAAAGGCCTCAAAACTTTTGGCAGTAATATCAAATTTCTTATAAACACTGAACTTACAGATGCTAACGCAATCCATTTTTCCATCTTGGGCGCACAAAGTGGAACATCAACAACAGTTACCTCACAACATAATCTTCCAACAAGTACTGGTACAGTAACACTTGACTCATCAAATTATAGAATTGGTTCGGATGTCACAATAACGGTAACTGATCCAGATTTGGTTACTGATTCTAATACTATCATAAGCTACCCAAGTGTAAATGATCCCGGCTCCCAGGCAGATGATACTGTAGGAGATAATAATGGAAACATACTCTTAGAAGTTTGGATTAAGGGATTTAGATTCCAGCATTGTACTATAAACGGAGTGTCATATGGAGGACTTGCTGCCACTGGTTTTACTTTGACTGAAACTGGTCCAGGTACCGGTATATTCAAAGGAGTTTTTAAAATGCCTTCTTGGATATGCAGTGAGGACAAGACAGCCTTGATATCTCCTGTGGGAGGTAATGTTCAGGCATGGTATCATGACTTTCGAGATGCATATGGTAGATCTGTAATAGTGGGATCTACAGTGGCAGTTCCTGCTAAAACTCAACCTACAATTACAAATCAACCTGTGCCCAAGATCACAATGCCAATGATTTCAACATCTACACAAATTAGTGATCAATCTGGAAGACCATTACTGCAAAGTCCACATGTTGGGCAAACAATAAACTTCAAAAGTATGCTTTCAAACATATATCAAAATTCTCAAGAAATTTCATACATCGTTCAAATAAAAGATAGTAGTGGCAAAGTAGTTTTTCTCAAATGGTCTCAAAATAATCTTGTAAACCTGTCTACTACAAATGAAGAAATTAGCTGGGTACCAACACTCCCCGGAATCTATTCTGCTGAAATTTATGTGTGGAATGGAATGAACTCTCTAGTACCACTTGTTGATCAAAATCAATATAAACTTCAAGTTCTGCCCTAA
- the larB gene encoding nickel pincer cofactor biosynthesis protein LarB, with the protein MDLTEILQSLDLGKINVSQAKKLLSLYSVEKIEDFAKIDISRKLRRGIPEVIFAEKKELVDIKKIILTTTSKSDSVLVSRISKDHYKKILTFSRKNKLKIHTGKNTTTILFSPKLRFTGGKVGILTAGTSDIGVAEEARLVCESMGCQCICSYDIGIAGIHRLFPVIKKVICEEVDVIIVVAGMEGALASVVSSLVDIPVIGVPSSVGYGYGEKGIAALASMLQSCTLGLSVVNIDNGIGAGAFAANVANRSVRKKTRP; encoded by the coding sequence TTGGATCTTACCGAAATATTACAATCACTTGACCTTGGAAAGATAAATGTCTCTCAGGCCAAGAAACTGCTTTCTCTTTATTCTGTTGAAAAAATTGAAGATTTTGCCAAGATCGATATAAGTAGAAAACTGAGGCGTGGAATACCTGAAGTAATATTTGCAGAAAAAAAAGAACTTGTAGATATCAAGAAAATAATTCTTACAACCACCTCTAAATCAGATTCTGTTCTTGTTTCTAGGATAAGCAAAGATCACTACAAGAAAATATTGACCTTCTCTAGAAAGAATAAATTGAAAATACATACGGGCAAAAATACCACGACCATTCTCTTCTCTCCAAAACTACGTTTTACTGGAGGAAAAGTAGGTATACTGACAGCAGGAACTTCTGATATTGGAGTAGCGGAGGAAGCCAGACTGGTATGTGAGTCTATGGGATGTCAATGTATCTGTAGTTATGATATAGGTATAGCTGGAATTCATCGTCTTTTTCCTGTCATCAAGAAAGTGATATGTGAGGAGGTGGATGTAATTATAGTGGTTGCTGGAATGGAAGGTGCACTTGCATCAGTGGTATCATCCCTGGTTGACATACCTGTAATTGGCGTTCCATCATCAGTTGGATACGGTTATGGTGAAAAAGGAATTGCAGCACTGGCATCTATGTTACAAAGTTGCACTCTTGGGCTATCTGTTGTTAATATTGATAATGGTATAGGCGCAGGAGCATTTGCAGCTAATGTTGCAAATAGAAGCGTACGAAAGAAAACTAGGCCTTGA
- a CDS encoding B12-binding domain-containing radical SAM protein: protein MAGRRIVLTADRSLMTNYRGNFLYGFIACGPYEVVPEWVFDKVFCPPVETDQITGEAKVAQVGLRRVESALLQGYKRDDVFIANPDYLEKCIGPDTKVVGINVMDPLGMAPVTTTMSPEKLSYVAMKFKRMCAKIIQLKKKYNFHVVVGGNGAWELAKTDRMKIHGIDTVVVGEADELALDLFHDLEKGDAPELMHCFVKNIQNIPVIQGPTVNSLIEAMRGCGRGCDFCDVNKRSKKDLPLERLQQEAKMNLNYGFDSVWLHSDEMLLYGCDNRNFQPNYDAIIELWKGLKSLGPRFVGTTHMTFSAVCADPKLLHDMSEVNGMSNEKWLATNLGIETVAPRMVKKHLGVKTKPFSTDEWGWVVREGARILNENHWFPAATIIIGWPDETPDETQYTIDLIEDFKKTRMRGLVAPLLYQDFNEKNSMHFGNLNEAQFTLFWKSWEHNLRVINDIIPIIIRNKTFGPPMKLVMYGMIKAGTWAIMRYLRGLSKDLFNGKLPEDIMEKYARSRSVNAPSYTR from the coding sequence ATGGCAGGAAGGAGAATAGTTCTAACTGCAGATCGTAGCCTTATGACCAATTATAGGGGTAATTTTCTGTATGGTTTCATAGCATGTGGTCCTTACGAAGTGGTTCCTGAATGGGTCTTTGATAAAGTATTCTGTCCACCAGTTGAAACTGATCAGATAACTGGTGAAGCCAAGGTTGCTCAAGTTGGATTACGCAGAGTAGAATCTGCACTATTACAAGGTTACAAAAGAGACGATGTGTTTATTGCAAATCCTGATTATCTTGAAAAATGCATTGGTCCTGATACTAAAGTGGTTGGAATAAATGTAATGGATCCACTTGGTATGGCGCCGGTGACTACTACCATGTCGCCTGAAAAGCTCTCTTATGTAGCAATGAAATTCAAGAGAATGTGTGCCAAGATAATCCAGCTAAAAAAGAAGTATAATTTTCATGTTGTCGTTGGTGGGAACGGAGCATGGGAGCTTGCAAAAACTGACAGAATGAAAATTCATGGAATTGACACTGTTGTTGTAGGGGAGGCAGATGAGTTAGCTTTGGATCTTTTTCACGATCTTGAAAAAGGTGATGCTCCTGAACTAATGCATTGCTTTGTTAAGAATATTCAAAACATTCCGGTGATTCAGGGACCTACTGTTAATTCTCTGATTGAAGCAATGCGAGGGTGTGGAAGGGGATGTGACTTTTGTGATGTTAACAAAAGATCGAAAAAAGATTTGCCGCTAGAACGATTGCAACAAGAAGCAAAAATGAATCTGAATTACGGTTTCGATTCTGTCTGGTTACATTCTGATGAAATGCTTCTCTATGGATGTGATAATAGAAACTTTCAACCAAATTATGACGCCATAATTGAATTGTGGAAAGGACTAAAGTCTCTAGGTCCAAGGTTTGTTGGAACAACGCACATGACATTTTCAGCTGTGTGTGCTGATCCCAAACTTTTACATGACATGTCTGAAGTAAATGGCATGAGTAATGAAAAATGGCTTGCCACCAATCTTGGAATTGAGACGGTGGCACCAAGAATGGTTAAGAAACACCTTGGTGTAAAAACAAAACCGTTTTCAACAGATGAATGGGGCTGGGTTGTACGAGAAGGCGCAAGAATACTAAATGAGAATCATTGGTTCCCGGCAGCAACCATCATAATTGGTTGGCCAGATGAGACTCCTGATGAAACACAGTATACTATAGATTTGATTGAGGATTTCAAGAAAACAAGAATGCGAGGTCTTGTTGCTCCTCTGTTGTACCAAGACTTTAATGAAAAGAACTCTATGCACTTTGGTAACCTCAATGAGGCCCAATTCACACTATTCTGGAAATCTTGGGAACATAATCTGAGAGTTATCAATGATATAATTCCTATAATTATTAGAAACAAGACATTTGGTCCTCCTATGAAACTTGTCATGTATGGCATGATAAAAGCTGGAACTTGGGCAATAATGCGATATCTAAGAGGTTTGTCTAAAGACTTGTTCAACGGCAAGCTTCCGGAAGATATAATGGAAAAATATGCAAGGAGCAGATCCGTAAATGCTCCTTCTTATACTAGGTAG
- the larE gene encoding ATP-dependent sacrificial sulfur transferase LarE: MKQMKDLMTWFHGKEKALVALSGGVDSALVAYAAQIALGKQAVAVTADYKTLSQEELDSAKRVCQEIGIRHIIIEYSELDNPDFVKNDKNRCFHCRTELAEHLVALSKREKINLIVDGTNLDDLMEYRPGIIALKKNGVQSPLVESGFTKSNVRDVAKEIGLSIHDKPSNSCLASRIPWGNTVTAEKLERIEKSEVMIKHLFGVRQVRVRDFGNMASVEVDKNEIVFLDDEKKMSILEKYMNDMGFDNILIDPKGYRPGKLNVITD; encoded by the coding sequence ATGAAACAGATGAAAGATTTGATGACTTGGTTTCACGGAAAAGAGAAAGCCCTAGTGGCTCTTTCAGGAGGAGTTGATAGTGCCCTAGTAGCATATGCAGCTCAGATAGCATTAGGTAAACAAGCTGTTGCCGTTACTGCAGATTATAAGACACTTTCTCAAGAAGAACTTGATTCTGCAAAAAGAGTTTGCCAAGAGATAGGAATCAGACATATAATTATTGAATATAGTGAGTTGGATAATCCAGATTTTGTAAAAAACGACAAAAATAGGTGCTTTCATTGTAGAACAGAATTGGCAGAACATCTTGTCGCGCTATCAAAAAGAGAAAAAATCAACTTGATTGTAGATGGTACTAACCTAGATGATTTGATGGAATATAGACCTGGAATAATAGCGCTCAAAAAAAATGGTGTTCAAAGTCCTCTTGTAGAGAGTGGATTCACAAAATCTAATGTCAGAGATGTTGCAAAAGAGATTGGCCTTTCCATTCATGATAAACCATCCAACTCTTGTCTGGCATCACGTATCCCATGGGGCAACACAGTCACAGCTGAAAAGCTTGAAAGAATAGAAAAGAGTGAAGTTATGATAAAACACCTTTTTGGAGTAAGACAGGTAAGAGTTCGGGATTTTGGAAACATGGCAAGCGTAGAGGTAGATAAAAATGAGATAGTCTTTCTAGATGACGAGAAAAAAATGTCTATACTTGAAAAATATATGAACGACATGGGATTTGACAATATCTTAATTGATCCCAAGGGCTATAGACCCGGCAAACTCAATGTGATAACAGATTGA
- a CDS encoding malate dehydrogenase, translated as MITIIGSGKVGGAAALFTALRKITDEILLLDVVQGLPQGEAMDINHMLAEKGIDVNVRGSNDYSEMKGSDIVVVVAGSGRKPGMTRMDLLKINASIVKGVVENIQKHAKDAMIIPVTNPLDPMVYLTYKVSGFQKNRIFGMGGMLDLSRFTQFIHESTGYSRNSIRGLVIGEHGENMLPLPRFSTVSGIPLPSILSKEKIEEIVQGTRQVAAKVIELKGATVHAPGNAISTIIEAVLNDTKQVIPVATYLEGEYGYSDVSIGVPAVIGRNGVEKIVELDLDSNEKEWFKKGVESVKNAISNL; from the coding sequence ATGATTACAATTATTGGTTCAGGAAAAGTTGGTGGGGCGGCAGCACTATTCACAGCTCTTCGAAAAATCACAGATGAGATATTATTACTAGATGTTGTTCAGGGCCTCCCACAAGGAGAGGCTATGGACATAAACCATATGTTGGCAGAAAAGGGGATTGATGTCAACGTTAGAGGATCAAATGATTATTCTGAAATGAAAGGATCTGATATTGTAGTTGTTGTTGCAGGTTCTGGCAGAAAACCTGGGATGACAAGAATGGATCTCTTGAAAATAAATGCATCAATAGTAAAGGGTGTTGTAGAAAATATTCAGAAACATGCTAAAGACGCAATGATAATTCCAGTGACTAATCCACTAGATCCTATGGTGTATCTTACATACAAAGTTTCAGGATTTCAAAAGAATAGAATATTTGGAATGGGCGGCATGCTTGACTTGTCACGTTTTACACAATTTATTCATGAATCTACTGGTTACTCTAGGAATTCCATACGTGGTCTTGTGATTGGAGAACATGGTGAAAACATGTTGCCGCTTCCAAGATTCTCCACAGTTTCTGGAATCCCATTGCCTTCAATTCTGTCAAAAGAGAAAATTGAGGAAATTGTGCAAGGAACAAGACAAGTTGCAGCAAAAGTAATAGAACTCAAGGGTGCTACAGTTCATGCCCCGGGTAATGCAATATCTACTATTATAGAGGCGGTATTAAATGACACAAAACAAGTTATTCCTGTGGCTACATATTTGGAGGGAGAATATGGCTATTCTGATGTATCCATTGGCGTGCCTGCAGTTATTGGCAGAAATGGTGTTGAAAAAATAGTGGAATTGGACCTGGATTCAAATGAAAAAGAGTGGTTCAAAAAGGGAGTAGAAAGCGTCAAAAATGCAATCTCAAATCTTTGA
- a CDS encoding cysteine desulfurase family protein, whose protein sequence is MIYLDNAASTPVHEKVIEEMVPYFREQYGNPSSIHRHGRFANMAIQNARKRIASLINAHSNEILVTSGGTESNNTAIYGIASQSKGKHIITSSIEHDAILEPCKRLEKEGYMISFLPVDRYGFVDPEDLKKEISSDTCLITIMYANNEVGTIQSIKEMVQIAREKNVIFHTDAVQAVGKIPVDVKELGVDLLSISSHKINGPKGVGALYIRNGVKISPLILGGGQENGLRSGTENVASIVGFGTACELAKNNMSENSIHLKKLTSKLTTRILQEIPATTLNGHPNMRTPNNTHFTFFGINGEDLIIKLDEHKISASTGSACSVKIQKASHVLKAMGFSHEQVTGSLRLTAGITNTEQEIDETVDTLKKVVQELRAVSPYKSKYNF, encoded by the coding sequence TTGATCTACCTAGATAACGCCGCATCTACACCTGTTCATGAAAAAGTCATAGAAGAAATGGTTCCTTATTTTAGAGAACAATATGGAAATCCTTCTTCCATACACAGACATGGAAGATTTGCAAATATGGCCATTCAAAATGCAAGAAAACGAATTGCTTCACTCATCAATGCGCATAGCAATGAAATACTTGTAACTTCTGGAGGAACCGAGTCAAACAATACAGCAATTTATGGCATAGCATCACAAAGCAAGGGAAAACACATCATAACATCGTCCATCGAACACGATGCCATATTAGAACCATGTAAGCGCCTTGAAAAAGAGGGATATATGATATCTTTTCTTCCTGTAGATAGATACGGTTTTGTAGATCCTGAGGATCTCAAAAAAGAAATTTCAAGCGATACATGTCTAATTACAATAATGTATGCAAACAATGAAGTTGGAACAATACAGTCCATAAAGGAAATGGTCCAGATTGCAAGAGAGAAAAACGTCATTTTTCACACAGATGCAGTTCAGGCAGTAGGAAAGATTCCGGTAGATGTCAAAGAACTTGGAGTTGATTTACTTTCAATATCATCTCATAAGATAAATGGTCCAAAAGGTGTGGGAGCATTATACATCAGAAATGGTGTAAAGATATCGCCTTTGATATTAGGCGGCGGTCAAGAAAATGGACTTCGATCTGGTACAGAAAATGTGGCAAGCATAGTTGGATTTGGAACAGCGTGTGAACTTGCAAAAAACAACATGAGTGAGAATTCAATTCATCTTAAAAAACTAACCTCAAAATTAACTACTAGAATATTACAAGAAATACCAGCCACAACTCTTAATGGACATCCTAACATGAGAACTCCCAATAATACTCATTTTACTTTTTTTGGTATAAATGGGGAAGATCTTATAATAAAATTGGATGAACATAAAATATCTGCGTCTACTGGTTCTGCATGTTCTGTAAAGATACAGAAGGCATCACATGTTTTAAAAGCAATGGGTTTTTCACATGAACAAGTTACAGGGTCATTACGCCTTACAGCAGGAATAACAAATACAGAACAAGAAATAGATGAGACAGTAGACACATTAAAAAAAGTTGTTCAAGAGTTACGTGCTGTATCCCCATACAAAAGCAAGTACAACTTTTAG
- the larC gene encoding nickel pincer cofactor biosynthesis protein LarC yields MVLVIDAQVAGISGDMLLSSLVDMGAKKSKIIDGVYSVEEYLKGSKIVKMDFEKTVKHGTKSTYLVLETDEKYHERKGVEIQECILSASDRIGLSEKAKVFAKESIRSLLYAESNIHGEPLESVHFHEASSIDTVIDIIGSAIALDDLRLFSDEIISTPVAVGGGTLAFSHGIVSNPASAILEIFRGSDIAIRGGQIKEEITTPTGASLLVNLADRCSEFYPAMKIKSIGYGAGSKNFDGFPNVLKIVQGESTEEFQLDTIQILETNLDDVSGETIGHMIDKLIANGAKDVTVTGGITKKGRPTNLVSVICDPFVTNTLISTLISETGTLGVRIRSSSRYVVPRIVVSIPIMIQGNNFIVRCKIVKHNETIKHFKVESDDVKIISDSLSLSFKETLGLISDEVKSRLNIK; encoded by the coding sequence ATGGTACTAGTAATTGATGCACAGGTGGCTGGGATTTCAGGAGACATGCTGCTTTCTTCACTAGTAGACATGGGTGCAAAAAAATCCAAAATTATAGACGGAGTATATTCAGTTGAAGAATACCTCAAAGGTTCTAAAATTGTAAAAATGGATTTTGAAAAAACTGTAAAACATGGGACAAAATCTACATATCTTGTATTAGAGACAGATGAAAAATATCATGAAAGAAAAGGAGTCGAGATTCAAGAGTGTATTTTATCTGCATCAGACAGGATAGGACTATCTGAAAAAGCCAAAGTTTTTGCAAAAGAAAGCATTAGATCACTACTTTATGCAGAGTCAAACATACACGGAGAGCCACTAGAGTCAGTACACTTTCACGAAGCATCAAGCATTGACACTGTCATAGATATCATAGGTTCTGCTATTGCATTAGATGATTTGAGATTATTTTCAGATGAGATTATTTCAACACCCGTAGCAGTTGGTGGTGGAACACTAGCATTTTCTCACGGAATTGTATCCAACCCTGCAAGTGCAATACTAGAAATATTTCGCGGTTCGGACATAGCAATTCGTGGAGGACAGATAAAAGAAGAGATTACTACTCCCACTGGTGCAAGTCTGCTTGTAAATCTAGCAGATAGATGTTCGGAGTTTTATCCAGCAATGAAGATAAAGTCAATAGGATATGGTGCGGGGAGTAAGAACTTTGACGGATTTCCCAATGTTTTAAAGATCGTCCAAGGAGAATCAACAGAAGAGTTTCAATTGGACACCATCCAAATTCTTGAAACAAATCTTGATGATGTATCTGGCGAAACAATAGGGCACATGATTGACAAGTTGATTGCAAATGGCGCAAAGGACGTTACCGTAACAGGCGGCATAACAAAGAAAGGGAGGCCAACAAATCTAGTTTCTGTGATATGTGATCCATTTGTTACAAACACCTTGATTAGTACACTAATTTCAGAGACCGGTACTTTAGGTGTGCGAATAAGATCATCTAGTCGTTATGTGGTTCCAAGAATAGTTGTTTCAATACCCATCATGATACAAGGAAATAATTTTATCGTAAGATGTAAAATTGTAAAACATAATGAAACTATAAAACATTTCAAGGTAGAATCAGACGATGTCAAGATAATTTCAGATTCGTTATCATTATCATTCAAAGAAACGTTGGGACTGATATCAGACGAAGTCAAATCGAGGCTAAACATAAAATGA
- a CDS encoding VIT1/CCC1 transporter family protein, with product MNGIEPRHVEAHQKESSSIRDFVFGFGDGINTSLGLVAGVGGAEVSSNIIILAAIVAMFTGAKAMAVQNYLAVKSQRQILDSEIEREKWEMNNVPEAERREIEDIYKAKGFAGQDLDKIVNKITSDKKVWLDTMLTEELKLNLEIVGSPLKSAFRMFGAFLVGGILPIIPYFFLSGYVPLFVAIGVSLSASFVIGATKSKIANISMLRGGLEMAGLGTGIALIGYGIGSELGSLGIIKA from the coding sequence GTGAACGGAATAGAACCACGACATGTAGAAGCGCATCAAAAAGAAAGTAGTTCGATAAGAGATTTCGTATTTGGTTTTGGAGACGGTATAAACACATCCTTAGGGTTGGTAGCTGGAGTTGGCGGAGCAGAAGTATCTTCTAACATAATCATATTGGCAGCTATTGTTGCAATGTTTACGGGTGCAAAAGCAATGGCAGTTCAAAATTATCTTGCCGTGAAATCACAAAGACAGATTTTAGATTCTGAAATTGAACGTGAAAAATGGGAAATGAACAATGTGCCAGAAGCAGAGAGGAGAGAAATAGAAGACATATACAAAGCAAAAGGATTTGCAGGTCAAGATTTGGATAAGATTGTAAACAAAATAACATCAGACAAGAAAGTTTGGTTAGATACAATGCTTACAGAAGAACTCAAATTAAATTTAGAGATAGTAGGAAGTCCTCTAAAAAGTGCATTTCGTATGTTTGGTGCTTTTCTAGTAGGCGGAATCTTACCAATCATTCCATATTTCTTTCTGAGTGGGTATGTTCCACTTTTTGTAGCAATTGGTGTTAGTCTTTCTGCATCTTTTGTAATTGGAGCAACAAAATCAAAGATTGCAAACATCAGCATGTTACGAGGGGGGTTAGAAATGGCAGGACTTGGAACAGGTATTGCCCTCATAGGATATGGAATAGGCTCAGAACTGGGAAGTCTTGGAATTATCAAGGCCTAG